The segment TTTCATACAAGCTGTTTTCAATAGCTACTTTATCGAACGACACACCTAAATTGTCTGCAAAAATTAAAGCTGTATGAAGCGCTCTATTGGCAGAACTCGAAAATATCTTATCGACACCTTCAACCTTATCTGAAAAATATTCCGAAACCAGGTAGGCTTTATTTATACCCGTCTCCTTTAATGGCCGGTCATGATCATTTACACCAAAATAATCCCATGACGACTTTGCATGACGGACAAGAATAAGTCTCCTCATAAGTTTTTTATTATTCGCAACAATAAAAATAGTAGTTATTAATAAAAGAGACTAATATTAATTGTGAAGTTTTAGTTATGAAAAGTAAATTCTTTTCCTTCGGATGTAATTTCTACATTATCGAAATATTTTTTTGCCTCATCCAAAAAAACATTTCTATCACTATATCTTGCTGAAAAATGCCCTAATAACAATTTCCCTACCTTAGCCTCTCCTGCTACAATTGCAGCCTGCTTAGCAGTTGAATGTCCTGTTGCTTTTGCAAGATCGGCCTTATCCTCTAAAAAAGTACTTTCATGATACAGTAAGTCTATATTCTCTAACCACTTAAACAACTTAATTTCAAAAGCGGTATCCGAACAGTAAGCATAACTTAAAGGCTTGGGAGGATCGAAGGTAAGAGTTTCATTTTTTATTATTTCACCATTATCTGCCACATAATCCTTTCCCAGCTTTAGGTTTCTATAATCACAAACTTCAATACCGTGACTCACAACCGAATCTATATCCAGTTTTCTCTCCTTTATTTTTTCTTCGAAAAGGTAACCATAAGTTTCGATTCTGTGATTCAAAGGAAGCGCTTTTACCGTAAGCTTTTTATCGTCTAAAACAACAACAGGCTCATCTGACGACAGCTCATGAAAATGAATAAAATAAGACAGGTAGGTTTTTGTAATACGAAATTGAGTGATGATAATTTCCTTCAATCCTTTTGGAGAATATACATGCAGGTCTTTTTTTCTATCCAGAAGATGGAAAGACGACAACAATCCCACAAGTCCAAAAAAGTGATCTCCGTGCAGGTGTGTTATGAAAATATGATTTATTTTGGAAAACTTTACTTTGTGTTTACGTAATTGAACCTGTGTTCCTTCGCCACAATCAATCAAAAAATAGCGCTCCTCCATATTTAATACCTGTGCACTTGGATAAGCCCACGAAGTAGGTGTTGCAGAACTACACCCTAAAATTTTTAACGTGAAAGACAATGTGAAACTATTTTATGATTAACCTTTTTGCAAGAATCTGATCATCGTTCTTGATACTATAAAGATACAAACCATTTCGCAGATCCTTCTGACTAAAAGAAACCTTATTACTTCCTACTTTAGCTGTGAATGTCTTCTTAAATTTTAAGTTGCCTATTGCATCTCTAACCTCAAACTCAACCAGTTGAAGCTTACTAGACCAAAACCTCACTTCAGTTTTATTGGAAATTGGATTGGGGTAGTATTCAAGTGCCTTTAACCCTATTTTATCTGACGATGTTTCAAGATCTATGTTTGTATCCTCCCGAATGGAAATATTTTTTATCTCATATCTCCGAACCAGACTTTTTCCCGAGTCAATAGAAAAAGTAGTATTAATTTCTATATCGATATTCGAAGATGAAACTCTCGCAATTCTTCCGTACAATTCAAGGTATAAGCGATAATAATTTTCATCACTATTATCAACAACAGAAGGAGAATACGATAATCCCCGAGGCACGTTGTTAACTCCAACAATACGAAGTTTTTCTATCTTAACCTTTGTGAGACGACCACTCATAGATGTAATCGTATCTTTTGGAATTCTAATCTCCAGTCTATGATTGTAATACTCGCCAACTTTAATATCCGGCAGATCGTAAAAAGGGACAGTATTCAACCAGTAAGTGTTTGTATAATTATCGTCTTGTAATTGGACATTATCATCCTGCCCCATCAATACCGATGAGAATAAAATATATGCAAATACAAAAAAACGTAAATTTTTAATCATAAATTTCTAAAAGCCAAGTTCTCTTTCCAAATCTTCCATTGTCACAATATCAATAGCTTCCTGCATTGACGGGGCAACGGATAACGAATCTTCAACATCGTCTGCAGAAACGTTCGACATAACAACTACAAACGACATGCCATTCTGTTTATGTATGTTGGATAATTGGTGAATTTTTTCCAATTGAGACTC is part of the Bacteroidota bacterium genome and harbors:
- a CDS encoding ribonuclease Z; this encodes MEKEIKENYILFSEKKSFENIVNFLESDLSEYSSDSLVVEVSELAISESQLEKIHQLSNIHKQNGMSFVVVMSNVSADDVEDSLSVAPSMQEAIDIVTMEDLERELGF
- a CDS encoding ribonuclease Z, yielding MSFTLKILGCSSATPTSWAYPSAQVLNMEERYFLIDCGEGTQVQLRKHKVKFSKINHIFITHLHGDHFFGLVGLLSSFHLLDRKKDLHVYSPKGLKEIIITQFRITKTYLSYFIHFHELSSDEPVVVLDDKKLTVKALPLNHRIETYGYLFEEKIKERKLDIDSVVSHGIEVCDYRNLKLGKDYVADNGEIIKNETLTFDPPKPLSYAYCSDTAFEIKLFKWLENIDLLYHESTFLEDKADLAKATGHSTAKQAAIVAGEAKVGKLLLGHFSARYSDRNVFLDEAKKYFDNVEITSEGKEFTFHN
- a CDS encoding T9SS type A sorting domain-containing protein; translation: MIKNLRFFVFAYILFSSVLMGQDDNVQLQDDNYTNTYWLNTVPFYDLPDIKVGEYYNHRLEIRIPKDTITSMSGRLTKVKIEKLRIVGVNNVPRGLSYSPSVVDNSDENYYRLYLELYGRIARVSSSNIDIEINTTFSIDSGKSLVRRYEIKNISIREDTNIDLETSSDKIGLKALEYYPNPISNKTEVRFWSSKLQLVEFEVRDAIGNLKFKKTFTAKVGSNKVSFSQKDLRNGLYLYSIKNDDQILAKRLIIK
- a CDS encoding histidine phosphatase family protein — encoded protein: MRRLILVRHAKSSWDYFGVNDHDRPLKETGINKAYLVSEYFSDKVEGVDKIFSSSANRALHTALIFADNLGVSFDKVAIENSLYEMYRGEFYEFIRGVDNSYYTIMLVFHNPLINLLARELGGMDIENVPTSALIDIKFDVAGWADIEEGGDVLNYISPKMILNKNID